DNA sequence from the Malus domestica chromosome 06, GDT2T_hap1 genome:
TGCAGAAAGCTTACGGCATGGAAATTGTAAAACCTCCTTCGTTGTTTGACGAGCTCTGAAattctttcttcctccttaaatttttgttttttattttattttttctggagTACTGTTTTTTTGTCAACGGACTTTTAAAGGGTAACGGCGTCGTTTCGAGTCATAGAGCGGGGAGCCCCGGTCTTTTGGGCCTATGTTTTGAGCTTACATTACAAAAAAGAAACTCAAATGCCCCACCCAATAAGCATATGAAATGACAAAGAAGCCCAACAAGACTGAGGCCcaaggttttttttaattaattattatcaaTAGAGAGGGAGAAGATTTGAAACTGTTAAAGTTTCGAACCCGGTATGCATGAGTTAAAGTCCAACATTTTATCCACTTGGTTATTAGACCACATATACACAACGGCACTAGTGATAGAGTTTTTGGGTTACAACATTTAGTGGATCAATCATAATTAGGTattggattcattatcaataTAAATTCAAACTTTAGACTTTTCACTGATAAAAAAAGAATTTGAGACCTCTCACTCATAAGATAAGGGGTTGTTTGAGTCAGGTTGTAATTTGGCCGAGCCAAGTTAATAGTCGACAAACTTGTCATTGTTTGAGCCGACCGAAGTAAGGTAGTAAGGGAAACAGAGACTACCACTAAACCGTAAAATAGTAACCAATAAGTAAATAAGTATCGTTCAACAgtatgatttgatttgatttccaATTACAATCTCTCATGGCTTTTGCCTCAACTATTTAGGAAATcaattttataaacaaaaacgATTTTTCACCTGTTGGATTGTTAGGTCTTTCGCAGTAAGTCGTAACATTTTGGACAATATTTTGACAATCATATCACAAAACTAATGTTTACGCAATCTTAATCTAAGCCCTTAACGCAATTAACAATATCAGTGTGATGTACGATTTTTAAGTCATTTGATGATAAGAATGGACGAGATTGGATCTGAGAAGGCAACCAAGAGCTAGCCAACTGAGACTTATTAATGCGCTGATCACAATGTTTTTCAATACAATTTGAGGCAAAATGGTCCCTTAAATTGTTATTACTCCTCATTTTAGTtaatgagatttaaaatcgatagaagtggttcTTGAAAttatccaccatcaatcattttgatcattatgTGAAAAATCCCTTAAATTGATATTACTCCTCTTCGTGGTTTGCACATCATTGACAGAATAGAATTCAACCAAGCTGGTTGtagaaaaaaaagtaaaatagaaGAAGAGAGACAAGAAattaagaaggaaaaaaaaatggaactttaacgaaaagtttctggtactgttcactttaacaaaaactttaccctttattttgtcattatcgttaaaactcaaagttttcaagtctttttcattagttttccttaaaaaaataaggaagaagagagagcaGCGCGCggtagaaaaaatgaaaaagataaGAGAGCAGCTCTATTGTTTTTTTGTTCATGGCAAAAAGGGTATTTTGGTAATTCAAGAAAAAATGTGCGGTTAGTTTAGGTATGAAATTTTTCATTCCAGTTCTGCCTTACCTTATCCGACCTCCTCCCTTCGGAATTCAATTTCTTGAATATCAGGAATGTGATTCCTAATTTATGGAGGAACCTGCAACACTTTTTATTCCTCATCGAGTAATAAACAATGGGTTCATCAGGAACAcattctcattctccttatctgAACACACCCAATTTAGTCATGCAACACTAAAGAACCctaattctttttctttccttcttttggATGAATGCAGCTCTTTTCCAACTTGaactatattatatatacaagtttaTCTTTTAATGGTACTATTATTGAagtatatattaattaattaagtgaAAAGTTTTGATTCGATTTGTATACATAATGATGGAGTATATATAATATTGACTGAAATTTATGATAGACTCAATGTGTAGCTTACTAGTAAAAAACAAAGGTTATTAACCATAATTCTAACCATTATCTGATATGAGAAAATTTTCCATATATGGTACCTAACTCATAAAAAAAGGCATGGTGCCTTGATTTTTTTTCCCTAGGCCCACatgataaaatattaaaatcagaTTCATGCTAGAGGATCATATTTCAGAGCAGTTCATGCATTAGAACCGCGCAGTGATGGATATTGATGGCAAAAAAATGTGGTCATTATAAAATATGTAATGTAACATGTAGGGTTTAAATTGCAAAACCACCACGGTTCATGCATCCTAATTTTGTGAGATATTTCAGTTTGATTGAAATATGGGACGACACATTATATGTTATTATACTATTAAAAAATTACTCGAGaaacttttctttaattatgtGTTATGTGACATATCACTATGTATTATAATCACATTAAAAATATCTCTCCCTAATTTTAGCCCCAACATAACTCCCAAATTATCTCATACGAAAGGAAAACCAAGCTAGCGTACGTACGTGAAACACCTGAGCCAAAGTTCAAGTGTGGCCAACTGGCCATGGCAACTAATTCTTCCACCTTTGCTGTACTCGTACAGTATGTATTCGTTGTGACCTGTTTGGGACTGAACCTGAGTCGCCGGCGTGATTAACGAACCATAAATCTATATTAATAAAGGATATTTACAAGTTAATAGTACTATCACACCAGCCCGTGATCACCATGAAGAATGCATGgttgaattttctttcttttgattttttttttttttttttgtgaccaTCATACCATCATGTGGTATAAATATAATATGTTCTATATTGATAAAGGATATTTACAAGCTACAGTATTATCACACCAGCCCATGATCACCATGAAGAATGCATGGTTGAAttaatttttgattttttttcttttgattttttttttttactatcaTACTATCACGTggtataattattttatttataactaAAATCATACTCTTAAGTTCATTAGGTATCAACAATATCTTATATTATGacacataaattaataatattatataacCACTTTTGAGTAATTGGTTCGTTATTAGTGAGAAAAATACTGAGCCACTCAACAtacttattttctattgataacacataatttattttgtaagtttAGTTTAAAAAGGTCTGCCTATCATTAGTCGAAGTATTATAATTGTCATCGAGCAAAAGTTTCTCTTTGACCCAAGAGTCAAAAATTGCGTTGATATTCCCTATAATATTGGGATTACATAAGAAGTTAATGTATAATTGTCGTCATCACGAATTCCACGCTTGTGCATACAAAGTCAATACtgtagctctctctctctctctctctctgaagtACATGGTTATTTTGGTTCCATGAGTATGTATGTATAAACAAGTTATGGATATTGGATCAGGCATGACTGGCCTGAAGATATATGTTATCTAGCTAGCTATGTGCATTACCAGTATATCGTTAGCGGAAGAAAAAGTCAAATGTTGCTTGCTTATCTCAGCTTCTTTGCTTGTTTTCAGAAGTTGCACCCCATGCCATTCTCCAATTAAAGAAAAGGCCTTAATTTTACTTTCCAATTTGCATACGTAGTTGCATAACATTTTTCATATACTGGAAGAGTTCAAACTAGGGAAACGATTGTCATCCACATACATGTTTAATTCAGTTTTTTGATTGGGTATAAAGTAAAGGAGAatcaaatgaaataaataaacagaTTAGATAAAAGGAGAAAAATGGTGCATAAATCATTTTCCTTCAGAATATATTCCAAACGAATTAGCTTAtgtttgtatcaattaattagTTCGATTCCAAATGCTACTTATTTTTAGCTTAATTGTCGGACGAACGAGAAGCATGCATGCCAAGTAATATCCACATGAACTAAAAGATGAGACTCTAAATAAGAAGACTGATCAAGTCCATTTATTATATCAACTCCATAACACATTACTATAACTTAGCAAAAGGATTCTCTAGACCATCATAGTTTATAAACCTTCTCAACAAAAACCCTAGAACGATAGCTAAGGACcagatgagagaagaaaaacgaTGCCTATTACATAAACTGGTGACGACGATACTCTACTGGTGAATTAATCATAGTGCCCTTAATCAATTCCTTCTACTGCAAAAGTAAGCTCCTGATTACAGCAGCTTGGGCAGTGTCAGTTGTTGCCAATAACTCGGACAGCCGCTCACTTAGATCGTCCACCTCTCTGTGCAAGTTTCTAATGTAGTTGCAAGTTTCTTGTAGCACTGTGGATGCTGAAACCTGTGTGCATATGTAAATGACTTTGATTAGCATGATATATCACATTCTTTTGACTTGAATTAGCACTGTAAAGTATAGGTTAACTCATTTCAACTTCCAATGCCAaaatttgttagaaaattttactaagaaaataaatttcccgtatatatatatatatatatgaaacgaTCTCACACTCAAATGtctacctttttcttttgttaaacgAGAGGGTTTCAAACCATGGACCTAACATATTCTTATCCATCATTCTGCACAGTTAACCTCACCACTAGGATACCGCCAATAGCTTGCAGTAAATGTTCTACTTTATCTCTTGATCAAATAGTAAGATAAGGACATAACTAAAATATTATAGCGGCTACAGGACCCCAGTAAATGTAAACTTGATGCATTACCATCATTATTTGTTTAAccatttttgcttttctttggATCTAGAGCAAGGAAAACCCCAGAAGTTTCTTcgattatattatttttcctcTTTCGATAGTGATCTCATATGCAAGAGAAGCAAAAACCTAAGAGAAAACAAAGGatgaaaaatattcataaataatgaaaaagatAGATATGTCTATATACCTTGTCAGAACATCTACTATTGCGAATCTCAGGAAGAAGCTGTTGCAACTTGGAAACAAGATCATTAATCTGATCGTCGGAGATTCTTGAGCCACCTGATTGCCTAGATCTTGACCTTCGGCTAGACATAGCTAGGTGTGTGAATTGGTAATATTAAAAGTGTATGTGAAATGTAAAATACTTAAAGATCGAGCAGAAAACTGATGTTAACTCAAGGGGACAAATGGGAAGGAATTTATATGGGTCAGAAAGTGTGGCAAGAGAACCAGTGTTGAAGACAAGTTATGGAGCTATGTTTCTggtattttagagagagagagagagagagagagagagagagagagagagagcaaaaaTAGAAGCTGTTGGATGTTAGGTAATGTTGAAGACAATTGCATGAGAGAAAGGGGTGGGCTAAGtctgtatttatatagggttttggagaggagagagaaagagaaaatcAACTCATCAAGTTGCTAGAGATACGCCATAATTAATGTCCCTGCATCTTGTGTTTTGCAAATTTTGGATCTCTCAAGTGAACTTCGTTTCACGTCTTCATGTATGACTGTCTGTgagaaataaatttaaaaaagagAGAGCTAGAGATGTATGTATTGTAATCTGTAAATACAAGAATTTCAAGAGAATTGAAAAAGTTAGGGTGGCACtttaaaaaagttattgtacacttcaatttttttttatatttagaaaaaaaatatatacagttatatataaaaaaatataaaataaattttttttgatgTGCCATTAACATCTCCTTAAAGTTAAATATGACTTCACTGTATAGCTACATTGCTATTTACAAGGAAACTTTTTATGATAAAACATCTTCCTTATAGTGTTgtataattttcaaaattttagttGAAAAATAATATCAGTACGACTAACATTTGTCTTCGCGAAATCttgttatatataaaaaaaaatccaatattatgatatttt
Encoded proteins:
- the LOC103437809 gene encoding transcription factor PRE3-like, encoding MSSRRSRSRQSGGSRISDDQINDLVSKLQQLLPEIRNSRCSDKVSASTVLQETCNYIRNLHREVDDLSERLSELLATTDTAQAAVIRSLLLQ